The Triticum urartu cultivar G1812 chromosome 6, Tu2.1, whole genome shotgun sequence genome includes the window tgcacaaccccaatgacaagccaagtaattgtttcatacttttgatgttctcaaactttttcaatcttcacgcaatacatgagcgtgatccatggacatagcactataggtggaatagaatggtggttgtggagaagacaaaaggagaagatagtctcacatcaactaggcgtatcaacgggctatggagatgcccatcaatagatatcaatgtgagtgagtagggattgccatgcaacggatgcactagatctataagtgtatgaaagctcaacaaaagaaactaagtgggtgtgcatccaacttgcttgctgacgaagacctaggacattttgaggaagcccatcattggaatatacaagccaagttctataatgtaaaattcccactagtatatgaaagtgacaacataggagactctctatcatgaagatcatgttgctactttgaaacacaagtgtggtaaaaggatagtaacattatcccttctctctttttctctcatttttttatttgggccttttctcttcttttttatggcctctttttttctctctttttttatttatttatcttcgtccggagtctcatcccgacttgtgggggaatcatagtctccatcatcctttactcacatgggacaatgctctaataatgatgatcatcacactttatttagttacaactcaattcttagaacaaaacatgactctatgtgaatgcctccagcggtgtatcgggatgtgcaatgactcatgagtgacatgtatgaaagaattatgaacggtggctttgccacaaatacgatgttaactacatgatcatgcaaagcaatatgacaatgatgaagagtgtcataataaacagaacggtggaaagttgcatggaaatctatcccggaatgtctatggaaatgtgatacgtctccaacgtatctataatttttgattgttccatgctattatattatctgttttggatgtttatgggctttattatacacgtttatattatttttgggactaacctattaacccagagcccagtgccagtttctgtttttttccttgttttagaatatcgcagaaaaggaaaatcaaacagagtccaattgacgtgaaacttcacggaacttatttttggatcagaagaaggccagaagacttggagtccatgtaagggaagcttcgaggaggccacgaggtaggggggcgcgcccaccccccttgggcgcgccctccaccctcgtgggcccctcgtggctcccctgacgtacttcttccgcctatatatctccatataccctaaaaacatccgggagcacaatagatcaggagttccgccgctagaagcctccgtagccaccgaaagccaatctagacccgttccggcaccctgctggaggggggaatccctctccggtggtcatcttcatcatccaggtgctctccgtgacgaggagggagtagttctccctcctGCTCCTCCAACATCGCATCAAGAATAAATTTGAAGCTCTGCTTGTTAATTGGACTGAATAGTTTCTAAATTAGTTTGCCATGTTGCCTTTTGGGTTCCATAAAACTGGAGTTGGTTGACTCCTTGTAAATTTTACTTTTGTACATACTGCACTTTACTTTAATATAATTATACCATAGAACAATTGTTCTATGCTTTCGGTTCAAAAAAAACATCAACGTGAATTTATGTGGGTCTTCTTTCCACCAGTCTTACAACTTGAAAAATACTAGTTGCCATTGATGAAATCCTATTAGCAACAAAATTTCGCATCATGAGCCATGGAGCTTGGAATGAGCCTAGACTTGTCAATTATATGTACACATTTGCATAAACTTGTAAACCACAATATTTAATTCCTCAATACAAGGAAGAATACCACAAAACCACATCATGGTGCATCACGTTATGTAGTGCAGCTCCTAATCAGCAGCCACCGTGGTTGGTACCAGATCTGCCGGAGGGATCTCATCAATAACACCATGACTCTCTCCTGGGATGTACATCACACAAGAGAACAGAGGCAAGATGTACCTGCAACTCTGCAAGCGGGTGCACGCTGGCATCAATGAAAATTCAAGGCTGCCAGATCGAGAATGGCACGGGGATCTTGGGTAAGGATTTACCATGTCGACGTGGGATGTCGCTCTTAAATCATATAGATCTTCCATCCCATCCTCTCTCCTAGAGCTGCACCTTGAGGGGAAAAGACAGGAGAGGAAGTAGGCGGCGACTGGGCGAAGACGGAGGAGTCCTTTTGCCACGAAGCATAGGGATGATAGAGGACTGCTCCGCGAAGAGATGTGAGCCAAAAGGGAACGACGGAGATGACCAGGAGGAAGCGGCGGCTCTACCCACGGGAACgggggtgaggaggaggaggatgatatTTGTCCCTCAGGTCAAGAGGGGATCGTGGGGCGCGGCTGTGATCCGATTAGGCGGCATACACAACTCTAATCACGAGATCATGAGCGACTGGTCGTGGCAAGGATGAAGAAACGGAAAGGGTGAATAAGGTTGTCCTTGTCATGCTTATTGTACCTTTTCCGGCTGGGTAGAAGCCCAGGCCCAATTTCATACTAGGCTTCCAAAATTGTCACCGGAGTAGCGGCCCACTACAGATTCTGCTCAGGATAGCTAACGAAGTGACGTGGCACGGGATTAAGTGGAAATCTAACGGCCAAAATCATCCCAAACTGCTGATCTAAAGGCTGAAAATGCTAATAGACTGAGATGGCTGGAAAGACGTTCAGTTATAATGGATCTAAATTTATTTCCCATGGAATAGTGATTTGACCGGTAGGGCCAAATCTTTCTTTTATGCAGAATCATCCTTCACTGTGAACGGGGGAGTGAAGAGATGCTTCGTCTCTCCACGTTTGTCATCTACTGCTCGCCTCGTCGTATCCCACCGCGAAACAACCGCCCGTCTCCCCGAGCCGCCCGGCATTTATCCAAACACCGCCTTCTTCCTACGCCCTCACCGCACTGCGTGTCGCAGACCGGCGATGTCTTGCCTCGCCGCGTCCTCGGCGACGCCGCCAGCGTCAAGGCCTACGGCCCAGCGTCTGTTTGTTGCGGTGGCCGCTCCTCCCCGTTGGCGGTCCGTTGAGCCTCATTGCGCTGTATGGAGGAGTGAAGGCCCCCGGGCTCTAACGATGCTACGGAGGTGCTCTCCCGCCGGCGACTCCAGGGCGCCCGGAGACGGCAGCCTATCCAGGTTGCCTTTTACATCAGCCTCCACATCAAATCAAAATTCCCCTTATTTGCGGTGTACAAAATTGATGGAATGACAGGGTTGTTAAGTTAGTACTGTACTTGCTGCTTTGTACGACAATTCATGGTTTGTACTTGAGATTTCACAACTTCCTGATCTagtatatactccctccatttctttttagtccgcatataaggattggtcaaagtcaagctttgtagagtttgactaactttatattattaaatataaacattcacaatatgaaatcaatatcatcagatgcaccatgaaacgtattttcatactatacagttttagtattgtagatgttcatatttttttacgtaaatttggtcaaaatttgtgtagtttgactttgaccaaatcttatatgcgaagtaaaaagaaacggagggagtacaagttTTCAATGTTTATCTTTGACTCGTGAGTGGATACAGTATGATTAGTGTGCTAAAGCGCAAAATTCTGCATCAAACTGGTAGATATACTTCTTATCTCTTATGTACATCTTTTGGAATGCTTATAttcctccgtcccaaaataagtgtcttaactTTATACTAACTCTAGTACAAAGTTATATTAAGGtcaagacacttattttgggacacagggagtactagACTAACATCTACAAACATTCTCTGTAAACTTAGTTTACAAGAAACCGCTAGATCCACGACCACTCACTCATGGTTCTCTTCTCTAGTTTTTGCATTATTGAAGGCCCAGAGACAATACAAGACTTCGTTCAGATGCAATCACAAGAGATTCAAGACAACATCAAGAGTCGGCGCAGCAAAATATTCCTTTTGATGGAAGAGGTGCCTGTTTTCCGCACTTGTAGTTTTTTTCTAGCTTGGTAATTAACAGCGTACTTAGCTTACCTCAATATGAGTAATGTTCTCAGGTCAGACGACTGCGGGTGCAGCAGCGAATCAGAGCTGCTGAAAGCAGATGTTCCAGCAGTGAAGAAAATGAGATGCCGGAGATGCCATCTACCATTCCGTTTTTGCCTTATACGGTGACCGACCCCCGACGCTGAATTATTTTATGTGCAAATGGCCTTTTGAGTTCTTCTTGGTAATATTCATTTCTTTTGTTTTGTATGAAGTAGTCACCAAAGACAATGAAGCAACTCTACTTGACATCATTCTCTTTCATATCTGGGATAATCATTTTTGGTGGCTTAATAGCCCCAATAGTAAGTGCCAGCTTCATCTCTCTGTAAATTTGTTGTTACTTGTCCTCTTAAAACCAGAGACTGTGTTGGTAATTTGAAATAATAACTCTTCTTAAAAAATGATTATTTGGTGCAGCTTGAACTGAAATTAGGGCTTGGTGGTACCTCTTATGAAGATTTTATACGGAACATGTATTTACCTCTTCAGTTAAGGTGATTTAAAGAAACTTGTCCTCTTACAGGATTATCCAGCGATGTTTATAGAATAATAATTTGATACTTCTTCTTGGCTGTCCATCAGTCAGGTAGATCCCATAGTGGCGTCCTTTTCAGGTGGTGCAGTTGGTGTAATTTCAGCCTTAATGTTGGTTGAAGTGAAAAATGTGAGGCAGCAAGAAAAGAACAGATGCACATATTGCCATGGGACAGGTATGAGTATATTCCTTTTCAACTATCTGGCACATAAGCAAAGACCCTGCTTTTTGTACTCTACTTCATTTGCCTATCTAAACTTGATTCCGTACCACAGGATACCTGCCATGTGCCCGTTGCTCTGCCAGCAAAATGTTGTTGGGCACCAAACGCTTTTCACTTTCTACAACTGAACGCTGTTCCAATTGTTCAGGAGCTGGGAAGGTATGGTGTCTAATCTATGTCTATTTTCACAATACTCGATTTGATGCTTTCTGGAAGATTCAGCAGAAAAACAACCAAATGGTCTATCATACTTGAGCACACAGTCTATCTTAATTCATGCCTGTCGGTGATTTCCAGGTGATGTGCCCAACATGCTTGTGCACGGGAATGGCAATGGCAAGTGAGCATGACCCACGTATAGATCCCTTTGACTAATGTTGGGCAATTTGTCGTGTGCCTGCTTAATGCTATTTCCTTTTTCTATCTAGCTGTTGTTTTCTATGGCTGTGGTAGGGCTTGAATCAGTCTTCGATGTATGCTACGAGTTATAGCGAGATGAAGTTCGCAGTAATGATGATCAGATCAAATACTGAAGTTGCTTTGTTGTTCTTTGCTGTATACTAAGAGTTATAGCGAGATGAACCTCGCAGTAGTGACGATCAGATCAAATACCGAAAAATTGCTCTCTTTTTTCTTTGATAAAGGACATCTTTATTCGATCGATATGTCGAGTTGAACCCGGCCCGCATAACACAGACAAACATCCGACACGTCCAACACAACAAAAAATAAAGCATGGTTTTATAGcaaaatagaaagaaaaaaacGTCCAACTTAAGATGAGTAGATCCTATCAAAGATTAatatctttcgatgagatggtaaCTATCAATTTTGGAGTAGACTTTGACTATCTGACTACAACGTGTCTTAGCAATCATTAAGCCAACTCTAAGAAGTTATTGATCGTGTCGGAGTATGATCAACTTGACGAAGAACAAACAATAACTATCACTAACTtttactacctccgtcctggttcgttggtcccctttgtaatttgtATTAAATTTTGATAAAATATTAAACTAACAATATGTTAATACATGCcaacaaaaattatatcgttggatttaTATTTAAACATAGTTTTCAATAATATAATTTTATATGACATGCATGAATATTTTGTAAGTTAAACttatggtcaaaatttggcatagaatacaatggggaccaataaaccaagaCAAAGGTAGTAACTAACAAAACCCAAAGAAAATGCTACGAGATTGATCTACTTCTATAAGACTGAGAGGTGGCGACCAATGGGGTGGACGCACGTCCCAAGGCAGCGAAACTCAACCCTAGGTCGTATAGGTGACACTTAACTTATTAACCAAGATTTTTTTACTCGGATTCTGCAATAGCACCGAACCATTTTGGTAGTAGCGGTTTGCTTAAGACGAATATGAAGATGAATCTAATTGGGTTGAAAGGTTCACGAGATTCATTTGATCTGAACAAATATCCAAATTGGGTGAAAGTTATAAATGTTTGAGGTCAGATATGTCTGTGTAGTTAGAATCTGAGTCCATGTCTAGACGGACTTGGTCTCTAAGTTCTGTTGGGCCAAAGGTCATGTGGAGACCTTGCACATCACATAATCATGTCCCTTTGTTTTTCTATCATTTCTTAACCAAATGTACAGTAAGTAATGTAGTCATGGATGTATCCATGGTagtgatgtcctcatcatccgaGAAGGACAAGGCAGTAGTTTGGATGGAGAAGGACAGCAAGGCAATAACACCCTTGAGTACTTCCCAGAGAAGAATATTATTAACACGATTTTGGTTGCACCAACCAcggtagtatccacagaaatcaagGCAGAGGAGATTGCAACATTGAGTGGGTTGAATGTGCAACTCAAGAAGGCACGGGATGACACTTGTATGGAAGTTGACAAAGGTCAATGTTGGACTTTATTTCAAACTCAGTTTCATACAAAGGGCAGAACATGCAAGTTGATGATTGATGGTGGTAGGTGTGctaattttttttcgaaaagagGCACTGTATTACTTAAAAGGTTTAAGCGTTGCACCCGACCTCTGCATAACTAAGATGTACACAGTCAAACAAGGTCCTTTTATAGAAACGAAAAATAAGAAAGGCGAAATAAAAAGAGACATGTAGAGTCCGTATAACGCCTAAAGCAGGGGGGGGGCAATCCGAAGATCATACTGCCACCCATGTTGGGTAAAAGTATCCCTCGCCATATCCTCCAATCGTGTACGCACCTCCGTAAATAGGTCTCGATTCTCCACACATTGTAGAGAGGACCATAAACAAAGAGTCCCGGTACATcttgtcggcgtcctgggaatgggggccccagacttgcctgcctgcggtccgcggcgtggctaagccagcaggccgtacggcccatcctcgccagcaaagcatccaagaccctcgcgagggtacaagcctcgcgagggggacgacacaagacctcctcgggagtagcctagctaggcaggctcacgaggagcggagatatcaaggcggggcaaacctcacgagaccctcgtgatgtgagccatgacgcacgacaccaggcgggcgctagcgcgcgcagcgtccttgtttcctctttggtgctaaggaggccagcgcaggtgaagagtaccgaggcatcaggcaaaggttgctatattggtgcaacgagaccaagacgaggaggacggcaagacggaggtcatcgtggagcccaagacggcgtcaccaccagagcctttggcagacgaaga containing:
- the LOC125512577 gene encoding protein ORANGE-LIKE, chloroplastic-like, with amino-acid sequence MSCLAASSATPPASRPTAQRLFVAVAAPPRWRSVEPHCAVWRSEGPRALTMLRRCSPAGDSRAPGDGSLSSFCIIEGPETIQDFVQMQSQEIQDNIKSRRSKIFLLMEEVRRLRVQQRIRAAESRCSSSEENEMPEMPSTIPFLPYTSPKTMKQLYLTSFSFISGIIIFGGLIAPILELKLGLGGTSYEDFIRNMYLPLQLSQVDPIVASFSGGAVGVISALMLVEVKNVRQQEKNRCTYCHGTGYLPCARCSASKMLLGTKRFSLSTTERCSNCSGAGKVMCPTCLCTGMAMASEHDPRIDPFD